The sequence below is a genomic window from Silvanigrella paludirubra.
AAAACGGGTTTTTGTAACCCGTCTATCGAATTTTTATTTTTAATCTTGTCCAGATATATATTTTTCGTATTCGGATGCTGTTAATAGTCCAGTTGGTTCTTGCTTAATTTCAACTTTAATAAGCCAACCTTTTTCGTAAGCATCTAATGAAAGGTTTTCTGGGTTATCAACTATTTCATTGTTAACATGTGTTACAGTACAGGATGCTGGAGTATATAATTCGCTCACTGTTTTAGTAGATTCAATGGTTCCAAAAGAATCATTTTGTTTTAAAATTGCTCCCACTTTAGGTAATTCAAGAAAAACAACATCACCTAATTGATTTATTGCAAATTTAGTAACACCAATAGAAGCTGTATTTCCTTCAATTTTAATCCATTCGTGCTCTTTCGTATATTTTAAATTTTCTGGATATGACATACCTATTTTCCTTTTCAACTAAACTGGTTTAGCATTTTAACCCTGTACACTACCATGAACAAAAAACGGTTTTTTTACAACCATTGCTAATTTTTTTTCTCCACGGACTTCAATCCAAATTGAAGAACCTATTTTTGAATAATCTGTAGTCACATAAGCCATTCCAATGTTTTTTGTTAATGTTGGAGACGGACTACCACTTGTAATTATTCCAATTTCTTGTTCGCCATCTTTCGAAGAATAAATTTTATAACCATGACGACCAATTGCTTTTTCTTGCATTTCAAATGCAACAAGACGCTTATTTAAACCTTTTTCTTTTTGATTTAAAAGAACTTCTTTACCAATAAAAGTATTTTTTTCAAATTTTGTAATCCATGACAAACCACATTCTAAAGCAGTCGTTGTATGATCCATATCATTTCCATAAAGGAGATATCCACACTCTAATCTTAATGTGTCTCGTGCACCCAATCCGCAAGCTTTAATCCCATAATCGCTTCCTGCTTGCATTAATGCTTTCCAAATTTTAGGAGCTGCAGAAGAAGGAATATATAATTCGTATCCTAATTCTCCTGTATAACCTGTACGGGCAATAATAGAGGGAACACCTAATACTTTCCCTTCCGCAAAATGATAATAAGCAAGATCTGCTATTTTAACATCAACTACTTTTGAAACGAGTTCTCTACTCTTTGGCCCTTGCACAGCAATTTGCGCATAATCATCACTTAAATTCTCTAAAATTACACCTTGTTTTGGAGCATGTTCCTTTAGCCAAGAGTAATCTTTTTCAATATTACTTGCGTTTACGCATATAAAAAAAGAATCATATCCTCTTCTATAAATAATAATATCATCCACAATCGTCCCATTTTCATAACAAAATGCGTTATACTGTGCTTGTCCGATTATTATTTTTGATACGTCATTCACAGTCATCATTTGTAAGAAATCAAGAGCACCTCTCCCTGTTACATTAATTTCTCCCATATGGCTTACATCAAAAAGTCCTACCTGATTTCTCACGCATTTATGCTCTTCAACAACACCAGAATATTGAACTGGCATATTCCATCCAGCAAAAGGCACCATTCTTGCGCCTAAAGCGACATGCTCATCATAAAGAGGAGTTATTTTTAATTTTTCATTTATGGACATAGGGTTCCCTCGTATTTTTAAGGATTGAGTGCCGCTCCTATATTCTTGATTTGGGTAATTTTAGTCAAGCGATACCTTCTACTCATATAGAAGGAAGATTATTTTAAGAATGCATTATTTTGTTTCGTAAACTTGCAGTCGCATCAGAATCAACTTACTTTTAAGCGGCTTTGCATAATAGGAAACACATACGAAGATAAGGAATAAAAAATGATGAAATTTTATTTTTCTACTGCGACTTGTTCTACAGCATGCCATATTGCTATTGAAGAATTAGGATTAGACTACACTCCCATAGAAGTAAGTTGGAAAAGAAATTTAAATGTTGCAGAACTCAACAAGCTTAACCCCTTGGGGTCCGTGCCTGTACTTGTTACAGATCAAGGAAAAACCTTAACGCAAAATACAGCTATTCTTGAATACTTGGCTGATCAAAAACCATCTGCACAGCTCCTTGAAAAACAGGGAACTTTTGAACGAAACGAAACTATGAGTTGGGTAGCTTTTGTCGCGTCGGATCTCCAGAAAGCATTTACACCCTTTTTTCATGCAAAAAATATTACAGCATCCGAAACAAATCAAAAAGAAATTATAGATTTTTATACCAAAAAATTACATGATTTATTAAGCTATATTGAAGATAAACTTACAAATAAAGAGTATATTATGGGCAAAAACTTTACAATTGCAGATGCCTATCTTTTTACAATTTTAGGTTGGACAAAATGGGTAAAAATAAACACGAAAGATCATAAAAATATTACAAATTATATGAAACGTGTTTACGATCGCCCAGCAGTTCAAAAAGTTTTAAATAAAGAGGGATTAATTGATTATCTGCAATAGAACTATATGAAAAATAATTGTTAAATTAATATTAAAAGTCTCCTTATAAAATTAATTTAATAAGGAGACTTTTAATCAAAAAAATAGTTTATAATTTTAAATTATTTTTTTAGCATTTCTTTATTTCTATTATAAAAATCAATACTTTCATTGATTATTTTTTCAGCGTCTTCTTTTCCACACCAGCCAACGATTTCAACTTTTTTATTTTCAAGAAGCTTATATGTTTTAAAAAACTGTTCTATTTCTTTTAAATAATGAGGATTGATTTCTTCCATTTGTTTAAGATCATTAATATGCTTAAACTGAGGATCATCAACGTGAACAGCTAAAATTTTATCATCAGCATCTCCACCGTCAATCATTTTCATACAACCAATCACTTTTACATCCATCATGCTGAGAGGATGAACGGGATCTTGGCCAATAACCATAACGTCGAGAGGGTCACCGTCATCACAATAAGTTTGTGGGATGAAACCATAATTTATTGGATAAAACATAGGACTCGATAAAACACGATCTAGAAATAACAATCCCGAATCCGCATCGATTTCATATTTATTTTTAGAGCCACGAGGAATTTCAATAATTGCTGTAACAATTGATGGAACTTTTTCACCAACACTCACAGAATGCCAAGGATGCCATGGATTTACGGACATAGGACAACTCCAAAAAAATAAGTAAAAAGCAAATAGCCTTCCTATGTAATATTAAATAAGGAAGGAGAAAGATGACGGTATGTTGTACATGCAGTTTGCTCATTTGTGAAGAAAAATTAATGCCTCACATATAAGCTAAGGGTCAAATAAGGTGGAATTATGACAGAAAAGAAAAAGACAAAACCAACAAAATTAGAGTGGGTTGGGTCGCTCATATCGACTACAGAAGAAAAACCAATATCATTAAAAGGAAGCGAGTCTTCATCTCAAAAGAATGAAAAAAGACCGGCTCAAAAAATCAAAGGGAAAGTGCAAGCCCGGAAAGAAACAAAGGGGAGAGCAGGAAAACCTGTGGCTATATTATTTAACTTTACAGATCCAGAAGCAAATAATGAGGAAAGTTTAAAATTACTTTGTTCCGAATTAAAAAATAAATTAGCTTGTGGCGGAACGATAGAAAATAAAGAAATCATCTTAACATTAAGAGATTTTGATAAATTAAAAGAAGTTTTAATGAAGTTAGACATTACCTTGAAGTAGTTAAAATATATTTGTTAAAAATAAATATTGGTTATCTTATTCAAATTATTTATCGATATTAGCTTTTTAATAATTTAATATGTTTAGCTTAATTTAAAGTGGATAAAAAAATAAAATTTTTTTATATAAATTTAAAATAATTATAAATGTAAAATAATTATAAGAATAATTTCAATATTATTATAATTTATTATAATAATATACTACTTCATAATGAATTTTATTTTTTTTAAATAATATTGACAATTTATCTTATTTTATTTAATTAAATAAATAGCTACTATGGATCAAAAAAACCATATAGCAATAATCTTCTGGTTATATATTTGATACTAATGGAGAGATTTAAAAAATAATCTAGGATATTTAATAGTGCTCATTTTAATCAAAATTTCATAACCAAAATCCTAAATAAAAGTAAAATTTCATATGATAAAGGAATATCAAAATGAAAACTAAAACTCTTATTATAAATGATCTCTATGTAGCAATCCACACTCCCAAAAATTGGAATGGCCATTGTGTATTTTATGTCCACGGCGGGCCAGGGAGCCATTCAAAAGATTTTGAAGAAGGCTTAACTCATTTTAATGCATTTTATGAATCACAATTAGCTTTTATAACTTATGATCAAAGAGGATCTGGCAGATCAAAAATAAAAGAGAATGAAATAAAAACTTTAAACCATAGAGGAAATATTGAAGATTTAAAAACTCTTCTCATGGCGACACAAGAAGTTTTTAATTTAAAATTACCACCAGTGTTGTATGGACATAGTTATGGTGCGCGTTTGGTTTACGACTACCTATGGAATAATCCAAAAATGGATTTTAAATTTATTTTATCTGGAACAAGTCTTCATCCAAATGATTGTTTAAATACTTCATTAGGGTTGGATCTTCTTGTTTTACGCAATAGTCAACCAAAAGAATTTAAAAAAGCAGTAGAATTAATCTCAAAAGCTAATATTGAGCCCTATGAAATTTCGCCTGAAATTCGAAAACTTTTTTCAGACTTAAAAATGAGACAAAAAGAAAGACAAAAATATTATTGGGTAAATGAAAACGCAATGAATTGGTGGAATAAAATAGACTCAGAACATAATGTAAAAGATTCGGATGAAGCTTATTTTAAAATAGTATCCTCATTTAACGACGAAACATTTAATTCAGGATCATTTAACCCCTGTTTACTAAAACAAAAAAGTCTTTATATTAATGGATTTCATGACTATTTAATGAATGGAACGATAAAATTTAATATAGAAGATCAAAGTAAAATTGTCCGCTTTAATACTTCAGCACATTATCCTCATTTTGAAGAACCGGAATTATTTATAAAAACGTTATTAAAATTTATTTTGGATGATAACTAGAATGAAATATCTTTATTGTATCATTATTAATTTAATTTTTATACAGGCAAATGCTATTCAAATAGATAAAAAAATAGAATTTAATATAGGTGTACTACAACCATTTTTATCTGAAGACACACAAGATTCCTATTTATATAAAGGGGCATTTGAAGCAGCTCTCTTTTTTAATTTAGGAATGTTTGCTGAAAAATTTAAAAAATGTGGCTATCTTCCTAAGTATAAGTTTCAATATTTTCCTCATGAAGATACTCCTAAATTAAAGTCTTTGGCTATGAAATTAGAAAATGAAAACAATTGGCTTATTTTAGGTCCAAATAAAAGTGAACAATTTATAAATGCAGCAAGAGTAATTAAAAAAACAGTTATGATAAGTGGCATGGCAAATTCTAAAGAAATCTATGAACTAAACTGGCCATTCTATACTATATATCCTTCAAATGAATTATTAGCTAAAGCAACATATTTTTGGGTTAATAAAAACAAAGAATACTCAGGAAATTATGGAGTTGTTACTGATCCAAGCTGCACTTTTTGTGAAGATTTTAAAAATAATTATATAAAATATGCTGGAAATCCTTCTTTTGTATATGAAACAAGTGAAGATCTTTTTAATTCAAATTTTTTAAAAAAACAAATTAATAGGTATAATATTACTTCTATATTATTACCTCTATATTCCTCATTTTCTGGGAAAGTAATTTCTTCATTAAATAAAGAGCCCTTTTCAAAAATAAAATTTATTGCCAATGATGGATTAGGAGATGAATTAAATCATGTATCTTATTACCCAATAAGCAAAGAACAAAAGGGTTTTTCAATAAGACTAGGTCCTAAAAAATCGGAGACCATTAAAATTTTAAATACTGAAAATCTTAGTTTATCTTGGAATGATATAGAGCTATTCCCACCTGATGAAGCTATTTACTTTAAAGAATCTCTTGAAAAAATATTAAATATCTTATGTAAAAATAAACCAAATAATAAAGATGAATTTAATGAAATAATAAAAAAACAACCAAAAGATTTTTTCCAGTCAAATTTAAATTTTGGAGTTTTTGAACTAAGCGGAAAAAAATTCTTTTTTAAAGAAATTTTAAATAAAAACATATGAACAATAAATTGACAATTAAAAAAATTATATTAAGTATTATTGTTCTAATATTTTTATTATTTATGATTTCAAGTTCATTTGTTTTAATAAATATAATCAATCTAGAAAAAGATAAACTTGTAGGAATTTCGCCAAGAGTAATTAGGGTTTTATCCAATGATCTTTTATTAGGAGATAAATATAGTTTAAATCATACAATTGCAAAATTAAACTCACTATATGATTTAGAGTCCATTCAAGTGACCAAAGAAAAAACGGAAAATTGTGCTTTAT
It includes:
- a CDS encoding inorganic diphosphatase; translation: MSVNPWHPWHSVSVGEKVPSIVTAIIEIPRGSKNKYEIDADSGLLFLDRVLSSPMFYPINYGFIPQTYCDDGDPLDVMVIGQDPVHPLSMMDVKVIGCMKMIDGGDADDKILAVHVDDPQFKHINDLKQMEEINPHYLKEIEQFFKTYKLLENKKVEIVGWCGKEDAEKIINESIDFYNRNKEMLKK
- a CDS encoding glutathione binding-like protein; the encoded protein is MMKFYFSTATCSTACHIAIEELGLDYTPIEVSWKRNLNVAELNKLNPLGSVPVLVTDQGKTLTQNTAILEYLADQKPSAQLLEKQGTFERNETMSWVAFVASDLQKAFTPFFHAKNITASETNQKEIIDFYTKKLHDLLSYIEDKLTNKEYIMGKNFTIADAYLFTILGWTKWVKINTKDHKNITNYMKRVYDRPAVQKVLNKEGLIDYLQ
- the gcvT gene encoding glycine cleavage system aminomethyltransferase GcvT, whose translation is MSINEKLKITPLYDEHVALGARMVPFAGWNMPVQYSGVVEEHKCVRNQVGLFDVSHMGEINVTGRGALDFLQMMTVNDVSKIIIGQAQYNAFCYENGTIVDDIIIYRRGYDSFFICVNASNIEKDYSWLKEHAPKQGVILENLSDDYAQIAVQGPKSRELVSKVVDVKIADLAYYHFAEGKVLGVPSIIARTGYTGELGYELYIPSSAAPKIWKALMQAGSDYGIKACGLGARDTLRLECGYLLYGNDMDHTTTALECGLSWITKFEKNTFIGKEVLLNQKEKGLNKRLVAFEMQEKAIGRHGYKIYSSKDGEQEIGIITSGSPSPTLTKNIGMAYVTTDYSKIGSSIWIEVRGEKKLAMVVKKPFFVHGSVQG
- the gcvH gene encoding glycine cleavage system protein GcvH is translated as MSYPENLKYTKEHEWIKIEGNTASIGVTKFAINQLGDVVFLELPKVGAILKQNDSFGTIESTKTVSELYTPASCTVTHVNNEIVDNPENLSLDAYEKGWLIKVEIKQEPTGLLTASEYEKYISGQD
- a CDS encoding alpha/beta hydrolase; amino-acid sequence: MKTKTLIINDLYVAIHTPKNWNGHCVFYVHGGPGSHSKDFEEGLTHFNAFYESQLAFITYDQRGSGRSKIKENEIKTLNHRGNIEDLKTLLMATQEVFNLKLPPVLYGHSYGARLVYDYLWNNPKMDFKFILSGTSLHPNDCLNTSLGLDLLVLRNSQPKEFKKAVELISKANIEPYEISPEIRKLFSDLKMRQKERQKYYWVNENAMNWWNKIDSEHNVKDSDEAYFKIVSSFNDETFNSGSFNPCLLKQKSLYINGFHDYLMNGTIKFNIEDQSKIVRFNTSAHYPHFEEPELFIKTLLKFILDDN